One Epinephelus moara isolate mb chromosome 20, YSFRI_EMoa_1.0, whole genome shotgun sequence genomic window carries:
- the LOC126408259 gene encoding histone H4, which translates to MSGRGKGGKGLGKGGAKRHRKVLRDNIQGITKPAIRRLARRGGVKRISGLIYEETRGVLKVFLENVIRDAVTYTEHAKRKTVTAMDVVYALKRQGRTLYGFGG; encoded by the coding sequence atGAGTGGTCGCGGCAAGGGAGGAAAAGGACTCGGCAAAGGAGGCGCTAAGCGTCACCGTAAAGTTCTCCGTGATAACATCCAGGGAATCACCAAACCCGCCATCCGTCGTCTGGCTCGCCGTGGTGGAGTGAAGCGTATCTCCGGTCTGATCTACGAGGAGACCCGCGGTGTGTTGAAGGTGTTCCTGGAGAATGTGATCCGTGATGCCGTCACCTACACCGAGCACGCCAAGAGGAAGACTGTGACCGCCATGGATGTGGTGTATGCTCTGAAGAGGCAGGGCCGCACTCTGTACGGCTTCGGAGGTTAA
- the LOC126408255 gene encoding histone H2B 1/2-like, with amino-acid sequence MPETTVKAPKKGSKKAVSKSVSKSGKKKRRTRRESYAIYVYKVLKQVHPDTGISSKAMGIMNSFVSDIFERIAGEASRLAHYNKRSTITSREIQTAVRLLLPGELAKHAVSEGTKAVTKYTSSK; translated from the coding sequence ATGCCTGAAACCACCGTGAAAGCGCCCAAGAAGGGCTCAAAGAAAGCCGTGTCTAAGAGCGTCAGCAAGAGCGgcaagaagaagagaaggaccAGGAGGGAGAGCTACGCCATCTACGTGTACAAGGTGTTGAAGCAGGTCCACCCCGACACCGGTATCTCGTCCAAGGCCATGGGCATCATGAACTCGTTTGTGAGCGACATCTTTGAGCGCATCGCCGGTGAGGCCTCCCGTCTGGCTCACTACAACAAGCGCTCCACCATCACCTCCAGGGAGATCCAGACCGCCGTCCGCCTGCTGCTGCCCGGTGAGCTGGCCAAGCACGCCGTGTCTGAGGGCACCAAGGCCGTCACCAAGTACACCAGCTCCAAGTAA